From Bradyrhizobium sp. NDS-1, the proteins below share one genomic window:
- a CDS encoding L,D-transpeptidase: MTKFSAVRRSLSPRAVAAFAFAAALTAVPFGGASGQTFGYVPMQPQAYPQDQDYSHGYVNEAPQAADEDAQLPDRLRRQTVGFDRSEPAGTIVIDTNNTYLYYVLGNGRAIRYGVGVGREGFTWSGVQSVSRKAEWPDWHPPVEMIARQPYLPRFVAGGPGNPLGARAMYLGSSAYRIHGTNDPSTIGKFVSSGCIRMTNEDVIDLFGRVNVGAKVVVLPKNAPLMAKGGDTMRKRPVVTAMPPGRQALNISASSVN; this comes from the coding sequence ATGACAAAATTCTCTGCAGTCCGTCGCAGCCTTTCGCCGCGCGCCGTCGCCGCATTTGCCTTCGCAGCCGCTCTGACCGCGGTGCCCTTCGGCGGCGCGAGCGGGCAGACCTTCGGCTACGTGCCGATGCAGCCGCAAGCGTACCCTCAGGACCAGGATTACTCGCACGGCTACGTGAACGAGGCGCCGCAGGCGGCGGACGAGGATGCCCAGCTGCCCGATCGCCTGCGCAGGCAGACCGTCGGCTTCGACCGCAGCGAGCCGGCCGGCACCATCGTGATCGACACCAACAATACCTATCTCTACTACGTGCTCGGCAACGGCCGTGCGATCCGTTATGGCGTCGGCGTCGGCCGCGAAGGCTTTACCTGGTCCGGCGTGCAGAGCGTCAGCCGCAAGGCGGAGTGGCCGGACTGGCATCCGCCGGTCGAGATGATCGCGCGTCAGCCCTATCTGCCGCGGTTCGTCGCCGGCGGACCCGGCAACCCGCTCGGCGCTCGTGCGATGTATCTCGGCTCCAGCGCGTACCGCATCCACGGCACCAACGATCCCTCTACCATCGGCAAGTTCGTATCCTCCGGCTGTATCCGCATGACCAATGAGGACGTCATCGACCTGTTCGGCCGCGTCAATGTCGGTGCCAAGGTCGTGGTGCTGCCGAAGAACGCGCCATTGATGGCCAAGGGCGGCGACACCATGCGCAAGCGCCCGGTGGTGACGGCGATGCCCC
- a CDS encoding AI-2E family transporter, with the protein MRVLPSERLIPGNGEGEPLPERHSELPPVIRRTEFVAFALAGLLLIAVVAVLYLGRAFFLPVVMAFVTGTMLSPAANFLERCKVPRGLGAALIVIAVTAVVAFIVALIAAPAMEWSTRLPELGAQLKDKLHVFDRPLALWRELQGMVGGSEGFPSIHMPKVEWVQPTLEYLSPTFTEFLLFFVTLILFIASWRDLRRAVIMTFSDHEARLRTLRILNEIEVHLGNYLLTVTIINVGVGVATGIICALTGMPNPAGLGALAATLNFIPIIGPIAMFVVLVVVGLVAFPTISGGLMAALAFGGLTFLEGHFITPTIIGRRLALNALAVLLALAFWTWMWGPMGAFLSSPLLIVALILKEHLLPADAPQLPQD; encoded by the coding sequence GTGCGCGTCCTTCCCAGTGAACGTCTGATTCCGGGCAACGGCGAAGGCGAGCCGCTCCCCGAGAGACATAGCGAGCTACCGCCGGTCATCCGCCGCACCGAATTTGTCGCCTTCGCGCTCGCTGGCTTGCTCTTGATTGCCGTCGTCGCCGTGCTCTATCTCGGGAGGGCGTTCTTCCTGCCCGTGGTGATGGCCTTCGTCACCGGCACGATGCTGTCGCCGGCTGCGAATTTCCTTGAGCGATGCAAGGTGCCGCGCGGGCTCGGCGCCGCCCTGATCGTGATCGCGGTGACCGCCGTCGTTGCCTTCATTGTCGCACTGATCGCTGCTCCCGCCATGGAATGGAGCACGCGCCTGCCGGAGCTCGGCGCGCAGTTGAAAGACAAGCTGCACGTGTTCGATCGGCCGCTGGCGCTTTGGCGTGAGCTGCAAGGCATGGTCGGCGGCTCGGAGGGGTTTCCCAGCATTCACATGCCGAAGGTGGAGTGGGTGCAGCCCACGCTGGAATACCTGTCGCCGACCTTTACCGAATTCCTGCTGTTCTTCGTCACCCTCATCCTGTTCATCGCAAGCTGGCGCGACCTGCGGCGGGCGGTGATCATGACTTTCAGCGATCATGAGGCGCGGCTGCGTACGCTCCGGATCCTCAACGAGATCGAGGTCCATCTCGGCAATTACCTGTTGACCGTCACCATCATCAATGTCGGCGTCGGCGTCGCCACCGGGATCATCTGCGCGCTCACCGGCATGCCCAATCCGGCGGGGCTCGGCGCGCTGGCGGCAACGCTCAATTTCATCCCGATCATCGGGCCCATCGCAATGTTCGTGGTGCTGGTCGTGGTGGGGCTGGTCGCCTTCCCGACCATCAGCGGCGGCCTCATGGCGGCGCTCGCCTTCGGCGGCCTCACCTTCCTGGAAGGACACTTCATCACCCCGACCATCATCGGCCGGCGGCTGGCGCTGAACGCACTTGCGGTCCTGCTTGCGCTGGCATTCTGGACCTGGATGTGGGGCCCGATGGGCGCCTTCCTGTCGTCGCCGCTGCTGATCGTCGCGCTGATCCTCAAGGAGCATCTGTTGCCGGCGGATGCGCCGCAGCTGCCGCAGGACTGA
- a CDS encoding YqjD family protein yields the protein MSMPNAEAGMRDWTDKATRERLEKDVAAVKSDIAALTDQITDALNTFANSTSKQARRGYRQARENVDSAMDDMSERGSAMMGAAQEAYGSIEETLEDAITQRPLATVGLALGIGFLIGAAWRR from the coding sequence ATGTCCATGCCCAACGCCGAAGCCGGGATGAGAGACTGGACCGACAAAGCCACCAGAGAACGCCTCGAGAAGGATGTAGCAGCCGTGAAAAGCGATATCGCCGCCCTCACCGACCAGATTACCGACGCGCTCAATACCTTCGCCAATTCCACCAGCAAACAGGCCCGCCGAGGCTATCGCCAGGCCCGCGAGAACGTGGACTCCGCGATGGACGACATGTCGGAGCGCGGCAGCGCAATGATGGGCGCGGCCCAGGAGGCCTACGGATCGATCGAAGAGACGCTCGAAGACGCGATCACGCAGCGCCCGCTCGCGACCGTCGGGCTCGCGCTCGGCATCGGCTTCCTGATCGGCGCGGCCTGGCGCCGGTAG
- a CDS encoding OpgC domain-containing protein, whose product MKPSVKANLSAFQHDARLYLTLGIANWSIFVDHIPNNVVNLLTLRNFGFSGAADLFVFVVGYGVAIIHGRMALERGYMVAATRIFRRVWRLYAAYVVLFVIYIDTIAYVASQSMAPEIIHQYNISGILEHPLRILVRGLVLQEEPLNLDLLQLMIPLMAFFPFALWGLLRRPNVTLAASVALYLAARWFDWNFRVYPDQEWTFNPLCWQMLMVLGGWFAVTGAPGRALRDMPWLRILAGTYLVFAMAVTLLRRSPELSAYLPDLVLDSIAPTDKENLAPYRVVHFLALAFLATHLIPADHSGLRLKPLQAVIRCGEEWLAVFCVGVFLSFAGHLILITSANLMVMQVVVSLAGFAAMTAVAYYVAWSKWQDLPAALRQQA is encoded by the coding sequence ATGAAACCTTCCGTCAAGGCGAACCTCTCCGCATTCCAGCACGACGCCAGGCTGTACTTGACGCTCGGCATCGCCAATTGGTCGATTTTCGTCGACCATATCCCGAACAACGTCGTCAACCTGCTGACGCTGCGCAACTTCGGCTTCAGCGGCGCCGCCGATTTGTTCGTATTCGTGGTCGGCTATGGCGTTGCCATCATCCACGGCCGGATGGCGCTGGAGCGCGGCTACATGGTCGCGGCGACGCGCATCTTCCGCCGCGTCTGGCGGCTCTATGCCGCCTATGTCGTGCTGTTCGTGATCTATATCGACACCATCGCCTATGTCGCCTCGCAGTCGATGGCGCCGGAAATCATCCACCAATACAACATCTCGGGAATTCTCGAGCACCCACTGCGCATCCTTGTCCGCGGCCTGGTGCTCCAGGAGGAGCCGCTGAACCTCGACCTGCTGCAACTGATGATCCCGTTGATGGCCTTCTTTCCATTTGCACTGTGGGGCCTGTTGCGGCGGCCGAACGTGACGCTGGCGGCATCGGTCGCGCTGTATCTCGCCGCACGCTGGTTCGACTGGAATTTCCGGGTCTATCCGGACCAGGAGTGGACCTTCAATCCGCTCTGCTGGCAGATGCTGATGGTGCTCGGGGGCTGGTTCGCCGTGACAGGCGCGCCCGGACGCGCGTTACGCGACATGCCCTGGCTGCGGATACTGGCCGGGACCTATCTCGTGTTCGCGATGGCCGTCACCTTGCTGCGCCGTTCGCCGGAACTGTCCGCTTATTTGCCGGACCTTGTGCTCGACAGCATCGCGCCGACGGACAAGGAAAACCTTGCACCCTATCGCGTGGTTCACTTCCTCGCGCTCGCCTTCCTGGCGACCCATCTCATTCCAGCCGATCACTCCGGATTGCGGCTGAAGCCGCTCCAGGCGGTCATCAGATGCGGCGAGGAATGGCTCGCCGTGTTCTGCGTCGGAGTGTTCCTGTCCTTCGCCGGCCATCTCATCCTGATCACCAGTGCCAATCTGATGGTGATGCAGGTCGTGGTGAGCCTCGCCGGATTCGCCGCCATGACCGCAGTGGCCTACTACGTCGCCTGGTCGAAATGGCAGGATCTGCCCGCCGCTTTGCGGCAGCAAGCCTAG
- a CDS encoding TetR/AcrR family transcriptional regulator — protein MVTANGGGDGTDSAPRRGRPRSIETSNAILESAYTLMASTGLAATTIDAVARHSSVSKMTIYKWWPSREALLIDAFLQHAAQMLPLPPASYGSPAARTRRHAAAYAEALQGEFGRVQLAVISECISKTGSAELFYARYLQFRRDALVEMIAAGQDDGSILAEGPAEDLYDAIYGGLFYRYVFGIAPITPGYARHLVDVVLRPKP, from the coding sequence GTGGTGACGGCGAATGGCGGGGGTGACGGGACCGACAGCGCTCCTCGACGCGGCCGGCCGCGGTCGATCGAGACCAGCAACGCCATTCTCGAAAGCGCCTACACACTGATGGCGTCCACCGGACTTGCCGCCACCACCATCGACGCGGTCGCCCGCCACTCCAGCGTCTCCAAGATGACGATCTACAAATGGTGGCCGTCGCGCGAGGCGCTTTTGATCGACGCCTTTCTCCAGCATGCCGCGCAGATGCTGCCGCTGCCCCCGGCGAGTTACGGCAGCCCCGCGGCGCGCACTCGCCGCCATGCGGCGGCCTACGCCGAAGCGCTCCAGGGCGAGTTCGGCAGGGTTCAACTCGCCGTCATCTCCGAATGCATTTCCAAGACGGGCTCGGCCGAGTTGTTCTACGCCCGCTATCTGCAATTCCGTCGCGACGCGCTGGTGGAGATGATTGCGGCGGGCCAGGACGACGGCAGCATACTGGCCGAAGGCCCGGCTGAGGATCTCTACGACGCGATCTACGGCGGCCTCTTCTATCGCTACGTCTTCGGCATCGCGCCGATCACGCCTGGCTACGCCCGCCATCTGGTCGACGTCGTGTTGCGGCCGAAACCTTAG
- a CDS encoding HWE histidine kinase domain-containing protein — translation MVRLGFIIGFIALLGVLLSGLAAYRVHDQELALDRIALARAIDVHASLVQDRLTERELLARVASGLFRTPSVIKPNMLEPLRSAIYAFKTDFVVAGWIARLKPNELTAAQAAIGGAGFPNPKIRTYDDKPINPAEITQPIDVLLDLEPRSDETKALPGRSYDQDPVRSAMLTRARIEKRSVASDPVPLLHANGPVGVIVAAPVVPEGATEPAGFVTFSYELASLMLTNDDMSLFSVALRDPRKEGGELIANDQGVVSTRRALVDGPAPSATRTVSFGGRDWQLGYYAKTNSLRRAEQTAIIVAAIGFAITAMVCGLFGYVAYNNLRLSREIQVRIGFERRLTAVIDELNHRVKNILAVIQSIVTRTLRHGSDIDVARELLIGRIHAMSNVVSLLSESQWQGVKLKGLFEARAIPHADRIAVTGPDIAVSARAAQSLSLLFFELASHSDEGLSLVGKHPHITASWTVTGEGTDEVFHFRWEELNTSEATRRPDSDFGLILLDRVAPEALGGTAKRYFTDASYVYELTAPMETVVDMTERDRTDRISAPVRPAR, via the coding sequence GTGGTCCGGCTGGGTTTCATCATTGGTTTCATTGCTCTGCTCGGAGTCTTGCTCTCGGGGCTTGCGGCTTATCGCGTCCACGATCAGGAGCTGGCGCTGGATCGGATCGCGCTCGCGCGTGCGATCGACGTTCACGCCAGTTTGGTCCAGGATCGACTCACCGAGCGCGAGTTGCTCGCACGCGTCGCTTCAGGCCTGTTCCGCACGCCATCCGTGATCAAGCCGAACATGCTGGAGCCGCTGCGCTCGGCCATCTACGCCTTCAAGACGGATTTCGTGGTGGCCGGCTGGATCGCCCGGCTGAAGCCGAACGAGCTTACGGCGGCGCAGGCTGCCATAGGCGGCGCCGGCTTCCCCAATCCGAAGATCCGCACCTATGACGACAAGCCGATCAATCCCGCCGAGATCACGCAGCCGATCGACGTGCTGTTGGATCTCGAGCCGCGCAGCGACGAGACCAAGGCCCTGCCGGGCCGTAGTTACGATCAGGACCCGGTTCGCAGCGCCATGTTGACACGCGCCCGGATCGAGAAGAGGTCGGTGGCTTCGGATCCGGTTCCGCTGTTGCACGCCAACGGGCCGGTTGGCGTCATCGTGGCCGCCCCCGTCGTTCCCGAGGGGGCAACCGAGCCGGCCGGGTTCGTTACGTTCTCCTACGAGCTCGCCTCGCTGATGCTGACCAATGACGACATGTCGTTGTTTTCGGTCGCGCTCAGGGATCCGCGCAAGGAAGGCGGCGAGCTGATCGCCAACGACCAAGGCGTGGTTTCGACGCGCAGGGCGTTGGTGGACGGACCGGCGCCGTCGGCAACGCGCACCGTGAGCTTCGGTGGCCGCGATTGGCAGCTCGGCTACTACGCGAAGACCAACTCGCTGCGTCGTGCTGAGCAGACCGCAATCATCGTGGCGGCGATCGGCTTTGCGATCACTGCGATGGTCTGCGGGCTGTTCGGCTATGTTGCCTACAACAATCTGAGGCTCAGCCGGGAAATCCAGGTAAGAATCGGCTTCGAGCGCCGACTGACCGCAGTGATCGACGAGCTCAACCACCGGGTCAAGAACATCCTTGCGGTCATCCAGTCGATCGTGACGCGAACCTTGCGTCACGGCTCGGACATCGACGTCGCCCGAGAGCTCCTGATCGGTCGCATCCACGCCATGTCGAACGTGGTTTCTCTGCTCAGCGAGAGCCAATGGCAGGGAGTCAAGCTGAAGGGCCTGTTCGAGGCCCGCGCCATTCCGCATGCCGACCGCATCGCCGTGACCGGTCCCGACATCGCCGTCAGTGCGCGCGCGGCGCAGAGCCTCTCACTGCTGTTCTTCGAACTGGCCTCGCATTCCGACGAGGGACTGTCGCTGGTCGGAAAGCATCCGCACATCACCGCCAGCTGGACGGTGACAGGCGAGGGGACCGACGAGGTCTTCCATTTCCGCTGGGAGGAGCTCAACACCAGCGAGGCGACGCGCCGTCCCGATTCCGATTTCGGGCTGATCCTGCTCGACCGTGTCGCCCCCGAGGCGCTCGGCGGTACGGCCAAGCGCTATTTCACCGATGCCTCGTACGTCTATGAGCTGACCGCACCGATGGAGACGGTGGTCGACATGACCGAACGCGATCGCACGGACAGGATCTCGGCCCCGGTGAGGCCTGCGCGATAA
- the ureG gene encoding urease accessory protein UreG, giving the protein MSKSHGPLRVGVGGPVGSGKTALMDLLCKTMRERYDIAAITNDIYTKWDAEFLVRSGSLTPDRIAGVETGGCPHTAIREDASMNLAAVADMRAKFPGLDLVLIESGGDNLAATFSPELADLTIYVIDVAAGDKIPSKGGPGITRSDLLVINKIDLAPHVGASLEKMDTDARRMRGERPFVMTNLKKSEGLDRIVGFIEAKGGLKRAG; this is encoded by the coding sequence ATGTCGAAATCTCACGGTCCCTTGCGTGTTGGCGTCGGCGGCCCGGTCGGATCGGGCAAGACGGCGCTGATGGACCTGCTCTGCAAGACCATGCGCGAACGCTATGACATCGCCGCAATCACCAACGACATCTACACCAAATGGGATGCGGAGTTCCTCGTGCGCTCGGGCTCGCTGACGCCGGACCGCATTGCCGGCGTCGAGACCGGCGGCTGCCCGCACACCGCGATCCGCGAGGATGCCTCGATGAATCTCGCCGCGGTCGCGGACATGCGCGCCAAGTTTCCCGGGCTCGATCTCGTGCTGATCGAGTCCGGCGGCGACAATCTCGCTGCCACTTTTTCCCCGGAGCTGGCCGACCTGACTATTTACGTCATCGACGTCGCCGCCGGCGACAAGATCCCGTCCAAGGGCGGCCCCGGCATCACCAGGTCTGACCTTCTGGTCATCAACAAGATCGACCTCGCCCCTCATGTCGGCGCCTCCCTGGAGAAGATGGACACGGATGCCAGGCGCATGCGCGGCGAGCGCCCTTTCGTCATGACCAACCTGAAGAAGAGCGAGGGGCTTGACCGCATCGTCGGCTTCATCGAGGCCAAAGGCGGTTTGAAACGGGCCGGCTGA
- a CDS encoding urease accessory protein UreF — protein sequence MLMTTNEPVGAGDLAAREAAALYRLMTWLSPAFPVGGFSYSSGIEWAVEAGDITDIATLADWLDAMLCDGSGFCDATFLVHSYRATEAGDEVTLNDIAELAAAFVPSRERQLETSSQGRAFIAITRAAWDADGLDAMVAACRTPLVYPVAVGVVAAKHGVPLAPTLHAFLHALVSNWISAASRLIPLGQTDSQRVLVRLEAIVAATANRALNAILDDLGSATFRADLASLRHETQYTRLFRS from the coding sequence ATGCTCATGACCACAAATGAGCCGGTCGGCGCCGGTGACCTCGCCGCGCGCGAGGCGGCGGCGCTGTACCGGTTGATGACCTGGTTGTCGCCCGCATTCCCGGTCGGCGGATTCTCCTACTCCAGCGGCATCGAATGGGCGGTCGAGGCCGGCGACATCACGGATATTGCGACGCTGGCGGATTGGCTCGACGCGATGCTCTGCGACGGCTCCGGCTTCTGCGATGCGACGTTTCTGGTCCATTCCTATCGCGCCACGGAGGCGGGCGATGAGGTCACTTTGAACGATATCGCAGAGCTCGCTGCTGCTTTCGTGCCGTCGCGCGAGCGGCAGCTGGAGACGAGCTCGCAGGGCCGCGCCTTCATCGCCATCACCCGCGCCGCGTGGGATGCCGACGGCCTGGATGCCATGGTTGCGGCATGCCGCACGCCATTGGTCTATCCGGTCGCGGTCGGCGTGGTCGCGGCCAAGCACGGTGTGCCGCTGGCGCCGACGCTTCACGCCTTTCTGCATGCGCTGGTCTCGAACTGGATTTCCGCGGCCAGCCGGCTCATCCCGCTCGGCCAGACCGACAGCCAGCGCGTGCTGGTGAGGCTGGAAGCCATTGTGGCCGCGACCGCCAATCGTGCATTGAATGCGATATTGGATGATCTCGGCAGCGCGACCTTTCGCGCCGATCTCGCCAGCCTGCGGCACGAGACGCAATATACCAGGCTGTTTCGATCGTGA
- a CDS encoding urease accessory protein UreE: protein MIRATQVKGQHRFTEAPADTVVLDFDDRHRRRMAMTGTRGLEFLLDLEHAVALRGGDALVLEDGRLVEVVAAPEPLLEIRGHDPHHLIRVGWHLGNRHLPTQIMAKALRIRRDHVIEAMVKGLGARVIEIEAPFDPEGGAYADAGHAHGHDDHAHHDHGHHHDHDHHDHHGHDHHVHDHAAHDHGHDHHHHHDEHCDHPDHHHGHTHAHDHK from the coding sequence ATGATCCGGGCGACGCAGGTTAAGGGACAGCACCGCTTTACGGAAGCGCCGGCGGATACGGTCGTGCTCGATTTCGACGATCGGCACCGCCGCCGCATGGCGATGACGGGGACGCGGGGGCTCGAATTCCTGCTCGACCTGGAGCACGCCGTCGCGCTGCGCGGCGGTGATGCGCTGGTACTGGAGGACGGAAGGCTGGTCGAGGTGGTCGCGGCGCCCGAGCCGCTGCTCGAGATCCGCGGCCACGATCCGCACCATCTGATTCGCGTCGGCTGGCATCTCGGCAATCGTCATCTGCCGACGCAGATCATGGCCAAAGCCTTGCGCATCCGCCGTGACCACGTCATCGAAGCCATGGTGAAGGGGCTCGGCGCGCGCGTGATCGAGATCGAGGCGCCGTTCGATCCCGAAGGCGGCGCCTATGCCGATGCCGGCCACGCGCATGGGCACGACGACCATGCGCATCACGACCACGGCCATCATCATGATCACGATCACCATGATCATCACGGCCACGATCATCATGTCCATGATCACGCCGCACATGACCATGGGCACGATCACCACCATCACCACGACGAGCATTGCGACCATCCCGATCATCACCACGGCCACACGCATGCTCATGACCACAAATGA
- a CDS encoding putative quinol monooxygenase, whose translation MIYVVATLTIRPETRAEFIAAATACIKETRKEPGNIAYDMHESVTDPSKMVFVEQWENAEALVPHRAMEHMKTFGRVAVKCFTAPPKIEVITPEKVETR comes from the coding sequence GTGATCTACGTCGTTGCTACCTTGACCATCAGGCCTGAAACGCGCGCCGAATTCATTGCAGCCGCCACCGCCTGCATCAAGGAGACGCGCAAAGAGCCCGGCAATATCGCCTATGACATGCATGAGAGCGTCACCGACCCCAGCAAGATGGTGTTCGTCGAGCAGTGGGAGAATGCCGAGGCGCTGGTGCCGCATCGTGCCATGGAGCACATGAAGACCTTCGGTCGGGTCGCGGTGAAGTGCTTCACCGCGCCGCCGAAGATCGAGGTGATCACGCCCGAGAAGGTCGAGACACGGTAA